From Rhodococcus sp. B7740, one genomic window encodes:
- a CDS encoding T3SS (YopN, CesT) and YbjN peptide-binding chaperone 1, whose amino-acid sequence MSDSLEFDFDVDAAWMHFQRKLGDYVSAMRDGDALVIESRYDTTDGVPDTAACVQFYAWDLDMVRCEIPANEYLHSSRAITVEQRDALSHIGFRTSVDSEPTAPHVDRNRSWSDDLAKKTVAVFRDIWGLPHPSFLGSRATGRYDVPSFDATTADTDTAVVPLCVQPKGKEHLQQLVDRALEPWFGFPPDHDPDGDIPLRFAGGTAYVSVKPTEPVVEINSTLVHAVSGRTRAAELLVDLNLQLPDVMLHLVQDCIVAQVRVSGSPFVADHLLWAVRMLSHVWEQVDEKFAEDFGGALGEPTPPPIDADDFPDGLLELVELLDRSDESLDLDAVLGRCSSDRDVVVSYLRISAEQEASWRGMAVAADLGDEHCDVDEADREAGKWGRAVTALREVLRSTPEQVTPVVDPSAIQLQLFETDEVAEISDERSEEQ is encoded by the coding sequence ATGAGCGATTCACTCGAGTTCGACTTCGACGTCGATGCTGCCTGGATGCACTTCCAGCGCAAGCTCGGCGATTACGTCAGCGCGATGCGCGACGGCGATGCGCTGGTGATCGAGTCGCGTTACGACACCACCGACGGCGTGCCCGACACCGCCGCCTGTGTGCAGTTCTATGCCTGGGATCTGGATATGGTCCGCTGTGAAATTCCCGCTAACGAGTATCTGCACAGTAGCCGCGCCATCACCGTCGAGCAGCGAGATGCGCTCAGCCATATCGGATTTCGCACGTCGGTCGATTCGGAGCCCACGGCACCACACGTGGACCGAAATCGCTCGTGGTCCGATGATCTGGCGAAGAAGACCGTCGCGGTGTTTCGCGACATCTGGGGTCTGCCCCACCCGTCCTTCTTGGGCTCACGCGCCACCGGTCGCTACGACGTCCCGAGTTTCGACGCCACCACCGCCGACACCGACACGGCCGTCGTCCCACTGTGCGTGCAACCGAAGGGCAAGGAGCACCTACAGCAACTCGTCGACCGCGCCCTCGAGCCATGGTTCGGCTTCCCGCCGGATCACGACCCCGACGGCGACATCCCCCTGCGGTTCGCGGGCGGTACCGCGTACGTGTCGGTCAAGCCCACCGAACCGGTGGTCGAGATCAATTCGACGCTGGTGCACGCCGTATCCGGACGAACCCGCGCAGCCGAGTTGCTGGTCGATCTCAATCTGCAACTCCCCGACGTGATGCTGCACCTGGTGCAGGACTGCATCGTCGCGCAGGTGCGAGTGAGCGGGTCCCCCTTCGTCGCCGATCACCTGCTGTGGGCGGTGCGAATGCTCAGCCACGTGTGGGAGCAGGTCGACGAGAAGTTCGCCGAGGATTTCGGCGGCGCACTCGGGGAACCGACTCCGCCGCCGATCGACGCGGACGACTTTCCGGACGGGCTGCTCGAACTGGTCGAGCTTCTCGACCGGTCCGACGAATCCCTCGACCTCGACGCCGTCCTCGGTCGTTGCTCCTCCGATCGCGATGTCGTCGTCTCCTACCTGCGCATCAGCGCCGAGCAGGAGGCGTCGTGGCGGGGTATGGCCGTCGCTGCAGATCTCGGTGACGAACACTGCGACGTCGACGAGGCAGACCGAGAAGCCGGCAAGTGGGGCCGCGCGGTTACCGCTCTGCGCGAGGTACTGCGCAGCACACCCGAGCAGGTCACGCCGGTGGTCGATCCGTCGGCGATCCAGTTGCAGCTGTTCGAGACCGACGAGGTGGCAGAGATCTCCGACGAGCGTTCGGAGGAACAGTAG
- a CDS encoding NUDIX hydrolase, which produces MTWRDKDGKALTDYPRPSVAVDVAVLTIRERRLHVVVVRSDRGLALPGTFLRPSETLADAADRALRTKAGLIDLSFHQLRMFDGPDRDDRGWVLSMAHSAAISARSLAPTTESMPIDGSEPVSSLAFDHGDMVTEAVLDLRHRYAREVDPALLTDARFTLLELRELYEIVFDRPLPKDTFRRHVIGSLQGTGATSTAGGGRPAELYRRAADPALPAAAGSFLLR; this is translated from the coding sequence ATGACGTGGCGAGACAAAGACGGCAAGGCTCTGACCGACTATCCGCGCCCCTCGGTGGCCGTCGACGTCGCAGTACTGACCATCCGCGAACGGCGACTGCACGTCGTCGTCGTTCGGTCGGACCGCGGCCTCGCGTTACCGGGCACTTTCCTGCGGCCGTCGGAGACTCTCGCCGACGCGGCCGACCGCGCGTTGAGGACGAAGGCAGGCCTGATCGATCTCTCCTTTCATCAGCTGAGGATGTTCGACGGTCCTGATCGCGACGACCGCGGATGGGTACTGTCGATGGCGCACAGCGCAGCGATATCGGCTCGATCACTTGCTCCCACAACAGAATCGATGCCGATCGACGGCTCGGAACCGGTCTCGTCGCTGGCCTTCGATCACGGCGACATGGTGACCGAGGCGGTGCTCGACCTCCGTCACCGCTACGCGCGTGAGGTCGATCCCGCGCTGTTGACGGACGCTCGATTCACCCTTCTCGAACTCCGTGAGCTGTACGAGATCGTGTTCGATCGCCCGCTGCCGAAAGACACTTTCCGACGCCACGTCATCGGCTCGTTGCAAGGGACGGGCGCAACCTCGACCGCAGGTGGCGGCCGCCCCGCAGAGCTGTATCGCCGTGCCGCGGATCCAGCTCTTCCCGCGGCTGCGGGATCGTTCCTTCTTCGCTGA
- a CDS encoding AurF N-oxygenase family protein: MTLTTGTTSVSVDTDTTDEQQYNETLTLLSEGSVHKHFDPYVDIDWESEKFAVPANDPRWVLPAKTDPIGGHDWYRALPLEKQIEIGMWRQANVAKVGLQFENILIRGMMQYVFALPNGSAEARYCTHESIEECNHTLMFQEMVNRVDSDAPGMSRPMKMLSPFIPLFATLLPELFFVGVLAGEEPIDHIQKSVLRSGEDIHPIMQSVMAIHVAEEARHISFAHQLLRRRVPKMSKAGRFLLSLAFPVTMRILCDVIVIPPKKFWTKFDIPKQVKKDLFWGTEESQHALQDYFGDVRMLATDTGMMNRAARLVWKLCGIDGKASRFRSEPDRSSSQFAA; this comes from the coding sequence ATGACACTGACGACAGGCACCACGTCCGTTTCGGTCGATACCGACACCACGGACGAACAGCAGTACAACGAGACGCTCACTTTGCTGTCCGAGGGTTCTGTGCACAAGCACTTCGATCCGTACGTCGACATCGACTGGGAGTCAGAGAAGTTCGCGGTACCTGCGAACGATCCCCGCTGGGTACTCCCCGCCAAGACGGACCCGATCGGCGGCCACGACTGGTACCGCGCACTACCGCTCGAGAAGCAGATCGAGATCGGCATGTGGCGCCAGGCCAACGTCGCCAAGGTCGGTCTTCAGTTCGAGAACATCCTGATCCGCGGCATGATGCAGTACGTGTTCGCGCTGCCCAACGGCTCGGCCGAGGCCCGCTACTGCACTCACGAATCCATCGAAGAGTGCAACCACACCCTGATGTTCCAGGAGATGGTCAACCGCGTCGATTCCGACGCTCCGGGCATGAGTCGGCCCATGAAGATGCTCTCGCCGTTCATTCCCCTGTTCGCCACGCTGCTGCCCGAACTGTTCTTCGTCGGCGTTCTCGCAGGCGAGGAACCCATCGACCACATTCAGAAGTCGGTCCTGCGGTCCGGTGAAGACATTCATCCGATCATGCAAAGCGTCATGGCAATTCACGTCGCCGAGGAAGCACGACACATCTCGTTCGCGCACCAGTTGCTGCGACGTCGCGTTCCCAAGATGTCCAAGGCCGGGCGGTTCCTGCTCTCGCTGGCCTTCCCGGTCACGATGCGCATCCTGTGCGACGTCATCGTCATTCCGCCGAAGAAGTTCTGGACCAAGTTCGACATTCCCAAGCAGGTGAAGAAGGACCTGTTCTGGGGCACCGAGGAATCACAGCACGCGCTCCAGGACTACTTCGGAGATGTGCGCATGCTGGCCACCGACACCGGCATGATGAACCGCGCTGCTCGCCTGGTGTGGAAGCTGTGCGGAATCGACGGCAAAGCGTCGCGTTTCCGTAGCGAACCCGACCGCAGCTCGAGCCAGTTCGCCGCATAG